Proteins encoded in a region of the Salinicoccus sp. RF5 genome:
- the thiW gene encoding energy coupling factor transporter S component ThiW encodes MTRKMTITSVLVALNVVLSMFIIIPIGPIRAAPVQHLINVLSVVFTGPWAIVQAFLSSTIRIMMGTGSPFAYPGSMLGALLAFILYRRFRKLGFSAVGEVLGTGIIGSLATFPLIMILGLDRDFFWVLAPAFLISTVIGSVVSWLLLRQLDEKGVLKQFNI; translated from the coding sequence ATGACCAGAAAAATGACCATCACTAGTGTGCTTGTTGCGCTTAACGTCGTGCTCAGCATGTTCATCATCATCCCCATAGGGCCCATCAGGGCAGCACCCGTACAGCATCTCATCAATGTCCTCTCGGTCGTATTTACAGGTCCTTGGGCCATCGTCCAGGCATTCCTGTCATCCACGATACGGATCATGATGGGAACGGGCTCCCCATTCGCCTATCCCGGCAGCATGCTCGGGGCGCTCCTCGCATTCATACTGTACAGGAGATTCAGAAAGCTTGGTTTCTCTGCCGTCGGAGAAGTGCTCGGGACGGGGATAATCGGGTCACTCGCAACGTTTCCGCTGATCATGATACTCGGCCTGGACAGGGATTTCTTCTGGGTGCTGGCACCGGCATTTCTCATCAGCACCGTGATCGGCTCGGTGGTCTCATGGCTTCTGCTCAGACAGCTGGATGAAAAAGGGGTCCTAAAGCAGTTCAACATTTGA
- a CDS encoding RicAFT regulatory complex protein RicA family protein: MYTKDDIVKEAKELGNMIAQTEQVDFFKKAEAKIHENKDVREKMASLKSLQKQAVNFQNYGKERAYQMTEEKIKKVEAELDEMPIVNQFKESQGQVNELLQMVSHAISQTVTNDIITSTGGDLLQGETGAAMRNMPNQEDK, encoded by the coding sequence ATGTATACGAAAGATGATATTGTGAAAGAAGCGAAGGAACTCGGCAACATGATCGCCCAGACGGAACAGGTGGACTTCTTCAAGAAGGCCGAAGCCAAGATCCATGAAAACAAGGATGTCAGGGAAAAGATGGCAAGCCTGAAAAGTCTGCAGAAGCAGGCGGTCAACTTCCAGAACTACGGCAAGGAACGCGCCTATCAGATGACGGAAGAGAAAATAAAGAAAGTCGAGGCGGAACTCGACGAAATGCCGATCGTCAACCAGTTCAAGGAATCCCAGGGTCAGGTCAACGAACTGCTCCAGATGGTCTCCCATGCCATCAGCCAGACGGTGACGAATGACATCATCACGTCCACGGGCGGAGATCTGCTCCAGGGGGAAACCGGTGCGGCGATGAGGAACATGCCGAACCAAGAAGATAAATAA
- a CDS encoding energy-coupling factor transporter transmembrane protein EcfT, which produces MPEAVKRYSTFADQVNPLVKILVAIALFLTVILIHNPNHLFHLAVIMFILLFILSGVKYIYIALLTGVILFFGFISSLYMIFYGEGTTTIFRFGIIHVTEESAVRGIHIMMRGITLSFFGALIVFTTRITDVFYSLMQQGRLKPKYAYSFMAAVRMVPIIAGEYMALRRARKVRRALIHRKYITGLKGFISAIVTLLSQSIRRAWRLGVAMESKGFDDGPRTYYHRTTYSIHDLHFVLLIVSGVIISAFLGEWFSPFDTVDAR; this is translated from the coding sequence ATGCCTGAAGCGGTGAAGCGGTACAGCACATTCGCCGACCAGGTCAATCCCCTCGTCAAGATCCTTGTGGCCATCGCGCTGTTCCTGACCGTCATCCTCATCCATAACCCGAACCACCTTTTCCATCTGGCGGTCATTATGTTCATTCTGCTTTTCATATTGAGTGGTGTGAAGTACATCTATATTGCACTCCTGACGGGCGTCATCCTGTTTTTCGGCTTCATTTCAAGCCTGTATATGATTTTCTACGGCGAAGGGACGACGACGATCTTCCGGTTCGGCATCATCCATGTCACCGAAGAAAGTGCGGTACGCGGCATCCACATCATGATGCGCGGCATCACACTGTCCTTCTTCGGTGCACTCATCGTCTTCACCACGCGGATCACCGATGTCTTCTACAGCCTGATGCAGCAGGGGAGGCTGAAGCCGAAATATGCCTATTCGTTCATGGCTGCAGTCCGTATGGTCCCGATCATTGCCGGTGAATACATGGCACTCAGACGGGCGCGCAAAGTGAGGCGGGCGCTGATCCACCGCAAGTACATTACTGGACTGAAGGGCTTCATATCAGCGATTGTCACACTCCTCAGCCAGAGCATCAGACGTGCCTGGCGCCTTGGGGTCGCCATGGAATCGAAAGGATTTGACGACGGACCGAGGACCTACTACCACCGCACCACTTATTCCATCCATGACCTTCACTTCGTCCTGCTCATCGTATCCGGTGTCATCATCTCCGCTTTCCTTGGGGAGTGGTTCAGCCCATTTGACACTGTGGATGCGAGATGA
- a CDS encoding ABC transporter ATP-binding protein: MCIEVEKLRLKFPESESPLFTGLDLKIGKGEKVLIVGPSGSGKSTLLNVLGGLIPDTITIPMKADRLELPESSAYAFQDPDSQFTMPTVAEELAFVLENRQVAKEEMKPLFMEALDMVGLDVAPERAIQTLSGGMKQKLAIASALLQQADTLFLDEPTSMLDGISACHLWDTVRAMWDELTVVIIEHRVEALWHRVDRVILMDDTGGIACSASPAEMLEVHRRLLDQYGVWHPHSWDAAPRLPKIAPQSSTLMEAKNLSIKRGGRHLLTVDILRIGKGEWITLEGDNGSGKSSLLLALMKLIPSGGKVLFGGDRIGRTRHLRGRVYPVFQNPELQFITNRVFDEVFINLEMHHDDRTARRETGALLQRFGLSHVAHLHPLEISTGQKRRLSVATAAGGVPEVLIFDEPTFGLDQHHAFNLLIMIHELVKRGTSVIMITHDAEIMKRYPSRRLKIEAGRLVERGDGYA, from the coding sequence ATGTGCATCGAAGTGGAAAAGCTGCGTCTGAAGTTTCCGGAATCGGAGTCACCCCTCTTCACCGGCCTCGACCTGAAGATAGGTAAAGGTGAGAAGGTGCTCATCGTGGGGCCGAGCGGCTCCGGCAAGAGCACGTTGCTCAATGTGCTCGGAGGGCTCATACCGGATACGATCACGATACCGATGAAGGCCGATAGACTTGAACTGCCCGAATCCAGTGCGTACGCCTTCCAGGACCCGGATTCCCAGTTCACGATGCCGACGGTTGCTGAGGAACTCGCCTTTGTACTCGAGAACAGACAGGTGGCAAAGGAAGAGATGAAGCCCCTGTTCATGGAGGCGCTCGACATGGTCGGACTTGATGTGGCGCCTGAGCGTGCCATACAGACACTCTCCGGAGGAATGAAGCAGAAGCTCGCCATCGCCTCGGCACTGCTCCAGCAGGCGGACACATTGTTCCTCGATGAGCCGACAAGCATGTTGGACGGCATATCGGCGTGCCATCTCTGGGACACCGTCAGGGCGATGTGGGATGAGCTGACGGTCGTCATCATCGAACATCGTGTCGAAGCACTATGGCACAGGGTCGACCGGGTGATACTGATGGATGACACGGGCGGAATCGCATGTTCTGCATCTCCTGCGGAGATGTTGGAGGTGCACCGCCGGCTGCTTGACCAATATGGCGTATGGCATCCACATTCTTGGGATGCGGCCCCGCGCCTCCCTAAAATTGCGCCTCAATCGAGTACATTGATGGAAGCAAAAAATCTCTCCATCAAGAGAGGAGGCAGGCACCTTCTGACGGTAGACATCCTGAGGATCGGAAAAGGCGAGTGGATCACACTTGAAGGGGATAATGGGTCGGGCAAGTCGAGCCTGCTGCTCGCGTTGATGAAGCTCATCCCTTCGGGAGGAAAGGTGCTTTTTGGAGGCGACCGGATCGGACGGACGCGCCATCTCCGCGGCAGGGTCTATCCGGTCTTCCAGAATCCGGAACTTCAGTTCATTACAAATCGTGTGTTCGATGAAGTATTCATCAATCTGGAGATGCACCATGATGACAGGACGGCACGCCGGGAAACCGGCGCGCTGCTTCAACGCTTCGGACTTTCGCATGTGGCGCATCTGCATCCGCTCGAAATATCCACCGGGCAGAAGCGTCGCCTGAGTGTTGCAACGGCAGCAGGCGGGGTACCGGAAGTCCTCATTTTCGATGAACCGACTTTCGGTCTGGATCAGCATCATGCCTTCAATCTGCTCATAATGATCCACGAACTGGTGAAGCGGGGGACGAGCGTCATCATGATCACCCACGATGCGGAGATCATGAAGCGTTATCCCTCGAGACGCCTCAAGATTGAAGCCGGACGACTTGTGGAAAGGGGGGATGGATATGCCTGA
- a CDS encoding ECF transporter S component: MVKRKGLTLTDVLITVVIALVFSFVYSIWGGVYTALEPLGLHLNQLLYGMWFIAAVVAYLVIRKPGVALIAEFAAASGETIVMLQFDVMLIVYGLIQGLACEIIFALVKYKSTSLMVAVTAGISAALATFPLDWYYGYLGQLETWNLLLMFGFRVLSGALIAGWLAHLLYRALKETGVLKLVGNKHAAEEGL, from the coding sequence ATGGTAAAAAGAAAAGGGCTGACCTTGACCGATGTGCTGATCACGGTCGTCATCGCCCTCGTATTCTCGTTCGTCTATTCGATATGGGGCGGCGTCTATACGGCGCTTGAACCGCTTGGATTGCATCTGAACCAGCTGCTTTACGGCATGTGGTTCATCGCAGCAGTGGTCGCCTATCTCGTCATAAGGAAGCCCGGCGTGGCGCTGATTGCGGAATTTGCTGCGGCATCCGGAGAAACGATCGTCATGCTGCAGTTCGATGTCATGCTGATCGTATATGGGCTCATCCAGGGCCTTGCATGCGAAATCATATTCGCCCTCGTGAAATACAAAAGCACATCCCTTATGGTGGCGGTCACAGCCGGCATTTCGGCTGCACTTGCGACATTCCCGCTCGACTGGTACTACGGCTACCTCGGCCAGCTTGAGACATGGAATCTGCTGCTGATGTTCGGCTTCCGAGTGCTGAGTGGTGCACTCATCGCCGGCTGGCTCGCGCACCTGTTGTATCGTGCACTGAAGGAGACAGGTGTACTGAAACTCGTCGGCAATAAACATGCTGCTGAAGAAGGACTTTGA
- a CDS encoding ABC transporter ATP-binding protein has translation MIDFIRRPFGHEPVLKKEEIGRKKKKEDQRANDIIGTLKRMWQFISEERALLYGIIFLVTLTSLLSITGPFLVGYIVDNYFIPGEMDGLSTILLFLLVVYILLSSTQYTAAFFMVGLSQRTVYKLRSRLFSHMQKLPVSFYDKRQHGELMSRMTNDIETISQTLNTSFIQFTTSIVTLIGTISVMLYLSPLLTLLTVLIIPVLIFAVGFITRRTGPLYKKRQRATGELNGYIEEMVSGQEIVKVFSQEETAIRNFNEKAGNLRDITFWAFLYAGFIPKVMNMLNNVSFTIVAGAGGLLVFYTDGIVTIGTIVVFAEYARQFTRPLADLSNQFNQVLSAIAGAERVFGIIDSEPEKDEGKITGRTIAGEIEFDDVSFSYDPTQKTPTIRNLSFRIDAGESVALIGATGAGKTTVMQLLARFYETDSGEVRIDGENILDYSRSTVRSQTAFVLQDPYLFESTIRENIRYGKLDATDEEVVEAAKLANAHDFIVALEEGYDTVLEADEGFISQGQKQLISIARALITDPAILLLDEATSSIDTVTELKIQEALERLMKDRTSIIIAHRLNTIKAVDRIFVMELGELVESGSEEELVRQRGRYYQMVDDNK, from the coding sequence ATGATTGATTTCATCAGAAGGCCATTCGGGCATGAACCGGTCCTCAAAAAGGAGGAGATCGGCCGAAAGAAAAAGAAGGAGGACCAGCGGGCGAACGACATCATCGGCACCTTGAAGCGGATGTGGCAGTTCATCTCGGAGGAGCGGGCGCTTCTGTACGGCATCATCTTCCTCGTGACACTGACCAGCCTGCTGAGCATCACAGGCCCCTTCCTCGTCGGGTATATCGTGGACAACTACTTCATACCCGGGGAGATGGACGGACTGTCCACCATACTGCTCTTCCTGCTCGTCGTCTATATCCTGCTGTCATCGACGCAGTATACCGCAGCCTTCTTCATGGTGGGGCTGTCCCAGCGGACGGTCTATAAGCTGCGGAGCCGGCTGTTTTCACACATGCAGAAGCTGCCGGTATCATTCTACGACAAGCGGCAGCACGGCGAGCTGATGAGCCGCATGACCAATGACATCGAAACGATTTCACAGACGCTCAATACATCATTCATCCAGTTCACGACAAGCATCGTCACCCTGATCGGTACGATCAGCGTCATGCTTTATCTGAGTCCACTGCTCACACTCCTCACCGTGCTGATCATCCCGGTGCTGATATTCGCTGTCGGCTTCATCACCAGGCGCACCGGACCGCTCTACAAAAAGCGTCAGCGGGCGACCGGTGAACTGAATGGATATATCGAAGAGATGGTATCCGGGCAGGAGATCGTCAAGGTCTTCTCGCAGGAGGAGACGGCGATCCGCAACTTCAATGAAAAGGCGGGAAATCTCAGGGACATCACCTTCTGGGCATTCCTGTACGCCGGCTTCATCCCGAAAGTGATGAACATGCTGAACAATGTCAGCTTCACGATTGTGGCCGGTGCCGGCGGTCTGCTCGTCTTCTATACGGACGGTATCGTCACGATCGGTACCATCGTCGTGTTTGCAGAATATGCACGTCAGTTCACCCGGCCGCTCGCCGATCTTTCCAACCAGTTCAACCAGGTGCTTTCGGCCATCGCCGGAGCGGAGCGCGTATTCGGCATCATCGATTCCGAGCCGGAGAAGGATGAAGGGAAGATCACCGGCAGGACCATAGCGGGTGAGATCGAATTCGATGATGTCTCATTCTCCTATGACCCGACGCAGAAGACCCCGACCATCAGAAACTTGAGCTTCAGGATCGATGCGGGCGAATCGGTCGCCCTGATCGGTGCGACCGGTGCCGGCAAGACGACCGTCATGCAGCTGCTGGCCAGGTTCTATGAAACGGATTCCGGGGAGGTCCGGATCGATGGGGAGAACATCCTCGACTACAGCCGTTCGACCGTCCGTTCGCAGACGGCGTTCGTCCTGCAGGATCCCTACCTGTTCGAATCGACGATCCGCGAGAACATCCGCTACGGCAAACTTGATGCGACGGATGAGGAAGTGGTCGAGGCGGCGAAGCTTGCCAACGCCCACGACTTCATCGTTGCACTGGAAGAGGGCTATGACACGGTTCTGGAAGCCGACGAAGGCTTCATCTCCCAGGGGCAGAAGCAGCTGATATCAATCGCCCGCGCCCTGATCACGGATCCGGCGATACTGCTCCTGGACGAGGCGACGAGCAGCATCGATACGGTGACGGAGCTTAAGATTCAGGAGGCGCTCGAGCGGCTGATGAAGGACCGGACAAGCATCATCATCGCCCATAGGCTGAATACGATAAAGGCCGTGGATCGCATCTTCGTCATGGAGCTCGGTGAACTGGTCGAAAGCGGTTCTGAAGAGGAACTCGTCAGACAGCGCGGCCGCTATTATCAGATGGTCGACGACAATAAATGA
- a CDS encoding ABC transporter ATP-binding protein, whose protein sequence is MLTVYKYALKYKWFIAVALFFMFIELGVELLQPYLISKVIDDGIVAQDIDTVWFYLAVMFAISMAAFISGIINSYFSSHVANSFSYDLRTALFRKVQYFTLATLSKFPTSSLITRMTQDVLQTEMLLYMSLRIILRAPLLVVGSLIMSFVVNPTLGFYLSFLTPLLLIFLIFTARKGGEVFLRVQKRLDKINRFIQQNLEAVRLIKANDREKFEISKFSKVAGRLRDDTIYALRLMESIMPVLLLVINGSLLIVLWMASDLLQNNTVQVGEVVAVINYALRMQGGFSMFAFIIIAFSRSKASSERMAEVLNTPVSVNDNDEIKKVDRAGTVRFENVSFKYPGSTRYVLRDITFDIKENEKFVIMGGTGSGKSTLLGLIPKMYDVKEGDVYVNDINVKDWNEEDLRQTIGYVPQSAVLFSGSIFENLLWGDLEAGESEIFTSTQKAQIHRSIESFDHRYDTRVGQRGVTLSGGQKQRLSIARALVRKPGILILDDSTSALDIRTESALWESIKDENTTRVIVTQKVITARMADRILLLDNGEISALGSHEELMEQSELYRSIVESQMEGGQLDD, encoded by the coding sequence TTGCTGACAGTCTATAAATACGCTCTGAAATATAAATGGTTCATCGCAGTGGCCCTGTTCTTCATGTTCATCGAACTTGGTGTGGAGCTGCTGCAGCCGTACCTCATCTCGAAGGTGATTGATGACGGCATCGTCGCCCAGGACATCGATACGGTATGGTTCTATTTGGCCGTCATGTTCGCCATCAGCATGGCCGCGTTCATCAGCGGTATCATCAATTCCTATTTTTCGAGCCATGTCGCCAACAGCTTCAGCTATGACTTGAGGACGGCACTGTTCAGGAAGGTCCAGTACTTTACACTGGCCACCCTGTCCAAGTTCCCAACATCCAGCCTGATCACCCGCATGACGCAGGATGTGCTGCAGACGGAGATGCTCCTCTACATGTCATTGCGCATCATACTCCGCGCCCCGCTGCTCGTAGTCGGGTCGCTCATCATGTCGTTCGTCGTCAACCCGACACTCGGGTTCTACCTGTCGTTCCTGACACCGCTGCTGCTGATCTTCCTCATCTTCACTGCCCGCAAGGGCGGGGAGGTCTTCCTGCGCGTGCAGAAGCGTCTGGATAAGATCAACCGCTTCATCCAGCAGAACCTGGAGGCTGTGAGGCTGATCAAGGCGAATGACCGGGAAAAGTTTGAAATCAGCAAGTTCAGTAAAGTGGCCGGCAGGCTCAGGGACGATACGATCTATGCACTCCGGCTGATGGAGTCCATCATGCCGGTCCTATTGCTCGTCATCAACGGTAGCCTGCTTATCGTCCTGTGGATGGCTTCCGACCTGCTGCAGAACAATACCGTCCAGGTCGGGGAAGTCGTCGCAGTCATCAACTATGCCCTGAGGATGCAGGGTGGATTCTCGATGTTTGCCTTCATCATCATCGCATTCAGCCGGTCCAAGGCTTCCAGTGAACGGATGGCGGAAGTCCTGAACACACCGGTCAGTGTGAATGACAACGATGAAATAAAGAAGGTGGATCGGGCGGGGACCGTGAGATTCGAGAATGTGTCCTTCAAATATCCAGGGTCTACACGCTATGTGCTTCGGGATATCACATTCGACATCAAAGAGAATGAAAAATTCGTCATCATGGGTGGTACGGGCTCCGGCAAGAGCACACTGCTCGGCCTCATACCGAAAATGTATGATGTAAAGGAAGGCGATGTCTATGTCAACGACATCAATGTGAAGGACTGGAACGAGGAAGACCTGCGGCAGACCATCGGATATGTGCCGCAGTCCGCAGTCCTCTTCTCCGGCAGCATTTTTGAAAATCTGTTGTGGGGGGACCTTGAAGCCGGCGAATCCGAAATCTTCACCTCGACTCAGAAGGCTCAGATCCACCGCTCGATAGAATCGTTCGACCACCGCTACGATACGCGCGTCGGACAGCGGGGCGTCACACTTTCCGGCGGACAGAAGCAGCGCCTGTCGATCGCACGCGCCCTTGTCAGGAAACCGGGCATCCTCATCCTCGATGACAGCACTTCCGCACTCGACATACGTACGGAATCGGCACTATGGGAGTCCATCAAGGATGAGAATACGACACGCGTCATCGTCACGCAGAAGGTCATTACAGCAAGGATGGCCGACCGCATCCTGCTCCTCGACAATGGGGAGATCAGTGCGCTCGGAAGCCACGAAGAGCTGATGGAACAATCCGAACTCTACCGTTCCATCGTCGAATCCCAAATGGAAGGGGGTCAATTGGATGATTGA
- a CDS encoding 2-oxoacid:ferredoxin oxidoreductase subunit beta produces MATFKDFRNNIKPNWCPGCGDFSVQAAIQKACAANGLEPDELAVITGIGCSGRLSGYIKSYGFHATHGRSLPVAQGVKMANDDLTVIASGGDGDGFAIGMGHTVHALKRNIDITYIVMDNQVYGLTKGQTSPSSDKGFVTKTTPDGSKETPIQPIKTAMASGATFIAQSVSSDIKQLTAIIQQAMDHKGFSFINVFSPCVTYNKVNTYDWFKENLIPVEDIADYDHTDAQSAMQNIMAHEGMLKGIIYHDEEAKSYQENIDGYLDQPLVKKEMTIENDTFDELMAEFR; encoded by the coding sequence ATGGCGACATTCAAGGATTTCAGAAACAATATCAAACCGAACTGGTGTCCCGGCTGTGGAGACTTCAGTGTCCAGGCAGCCATACAGAAAGCATGTGCGGCAAATGGACTGGAGCCGGATGAGCTCGCAGTCATCACCGGCATCGGCTGTAGCGGCCGTCTGAGCGGCTACATCAAATCATACGGCTTCCACGCCACGCACGGACGCAGTCTTCCTGTAGCCCAAGGGGTCAAGATGGCGAATGATGATCTGACCGTCATCGCCTCCGGCGGCGACGGCGACGGCTTCGCAATCGGCATGGGGCATACCGTCCATGCACTGAAGCGGAACATCGACATCACCTACATCGTCATGGACAACCAGGTGTACGGCCTGACGAAAGGGCAGACCTCCCCGTCATCCGATAAGGGCTTCGTCACGAAGACGACGCCTGACGGTTCCAAGGAGACGCCGATCCAGCCGATCAAGACGGCCATGGCGAGTGGAGCGACATTCATCGCCCAGAGCGTCAGTTCAGACATCAAGCAGCTGACCGCCATCATCCAGCAGGCGATGGACCACAAGGGCTTCAGCTTCATCAATGTATTCAGTCCGTGTGTCACGTACAATAAGGTGAATACGTACGACTGGTTCAAGGAGAACCTCATACCAGTCGAGGACATTGCCGACTATGACCATACCGATGCACAATCGGCGATGCAGAACATCATGGCGCATGAAGGGATGCTGAAAGGCATCATCTACCATGACGAGGAAGCGAAATCCTATCAGGAGAACATCGACGGCTACCTCGACCAGCCACTGGTCAAGAAGGAAATGACGATCGAAAACGATACATTCGATGAACTGATGGCCGAATTCAGATAG
- a CDS encoding 2-oxoacid:acceptor oxidoreductase subunit alpha, with the protein MNEQLSWKVGGQQGEGIESTGEIFSTTLNRMGYHLYSYRHFSSRIKGGHTNNNVRISTKEVRAVSDNINILVAFDQQTIDLNSHELVEGGIILADSKFNPEKDEDLDVQLISIPFTATAKELGSQLMKNMVAIGASARLMNLELQPFKDMIYTMFIKKGQEIVDSNHEALIQGYQLMDDEMDTLRGDFEMLPSDSDPRLFLIGNDAISFGALNAGVRFMAAYPITPASEIMEYMISHLPKVGGTVIQTEDEIAAVTMAIGSNYAGARSFTSSAGPGLSLMMESIGLSGMTETPLVIVDTMRGGPSTGLPTKQEQSDLMQMIYGTHGDIPKIVLAPSDVEDAFYTTIEAFNLAEYYQVPVILLSDLQMSLGKQSSAPFDMSRVEINRGKTITEDIEGQEDDYFERYSDEEDGISPRPIPGTKGGIHHVTGVEHSTVGTPNEGPENRQLQMDKRMRKLKDFTMDEPFKARGGVDSELLILSFLSVNGVANEAAERIDADITTINLKQIHPFPIDALRPYLDGAKEILVIEQNYSAQLQSVLKMNYHGHDRIRSHVKYDGTPFKPNEIEAHINSILKIKEVM; encoded by the coding sequence ATGAATGAACAATTGTCATGGAAAGTCGGCGGCCAACAGGGTGAAGGCATTGAATCGACTGGAGAGATCTTTTCGACGACGCTGAACCGCATGGGTTATCACCTCTACAGCTATCGGCATTTCTCGAGCCGCATCAAGGGTGGCCATACCAACAATAATGTAAGGATTTCAACTAAAGAAGTCAGGGCGGTCAGCGACAACATCAATATTCTCGTCGCGTTCGACCAGCAGACGATAGATCTCAACAGCCATGAGCTTGTTGAGGGGGGCATCATTCTTGCCGACAGCAAATTCAATCCCGAGAAGGATGAGGATCTGGATGTACAGCTGATATCCATCCCATTCACCGCTACGGCGAAGGAACTCGGCAGCCAGCTCATGAAGAATATGGTGGCGATCGGTGCAAGTGCCAGGCTGATGAATCTGGAACTTCAACCGTTCAAGGATATGATCTATACCATGTTCATCAAAAAGGGCCAGGAGATCGTCGATTCCAACCACGAGGCGCTGATCCAGGGCTATCAGCTGATGGATGATGAAATGGACACGCTCAGGGGAGATTTCGAAATGCTTCCTTCCGATAGCGACCCGCGCCTCTTCCTGATCGGCAATGACGCCATCAGCTTCGGTGCACTGAACGCAGGCGTACGGTTCATGGCGGCATACCCGATCACACCGGCGAGTGAAATCATGGAATACATGATCTCGCATCTGCCGAAGGTTGGCGGTACGGTCATCCAGACTGAGGACGAGATCGCTGCGGTGACGATGGCGATCGGTTCGAACTACGCCGGTGCCAGAAGCTTCACTTCTTCAGCCGGACCGGGCCTGTCGCTCATGATGGAATCGATCGGGCTCTCAGGAATGACGGAAACACCGCTCGTCATCGTCGATACGATGCGGGGTGGCCCATCGACCGGACTGCCGACCAAGCAGGAGCAGTCCGACCTGATGCAGATGATCTACGGTACACACGGTGACATCCCGAAAATCGTCCTTGCCCCGTCGGATGTGGAGGATGCATTCTATACGACGATAGAGGCGTTCAACCTGGCGGAATACTACCAGGTGCCGGTCATACTGCTGTCTGACCTGCAGATGTCCCTCGGCAAGCAGTCCTCTGCACCATTCGACATGTCCCGCGTGGAGATCAACCGCGGCAAGACGATCACCGAAGACATCGAGGGGCAGGAGGATGACTACTTCGAGCGCTACAGCGACGAAGAGGACGGCATATCACCACGGCCGATCCCGGGCACCAAGGGCGGCATCCACCATGTCACAGGCGTGGAGCACAGCACGGTCGGCACCCCGAACGAAGGGCCCGAGAACCGTCAGCTGCAGATGGATAAGCGCATGAGGAAGCTGAAGGACTTTACTATGGACGAACCATTCAAAGCCAGGGGCGGTGTGGACAGCGAACTGCTCATCCTGAGTTTCCTGAGCGTCAATGGTGTCGCTAATGAGGCGGCTGAACGCATCGATGCGGACATTACGACCATCAACCTCAAGCAGATCCACCCATTCCCGATAGATGCACTGAGGCCATATCTGGACGGTGCGAAGGAAATACTCGTGATCGAGCAGAACTACAGCGCACAGCTACAGAGCGTACTCAAGATGAACTATCATGGACACGACAGAATCCGTTCCCATGTCAAATACGATGGCACGCCTTTCAAACCCAATGAAATTGAAGCGCATATCAATTCAATTCTTAAAATAAAGGAAGTTATGTAA
- a CDS encoding TIGR00282 family metallophosphoesterase — MRILFIGDIVGKIGRRMLKEHLLELKRQHGAQVAIVNGENAAHGKGITEKIYKELLTAGADFITLGNHAFAKRDVYEFLDEDIRMIRPANFPEGAPGRGHGVVNVNGVKLLIMNLQGRSFMNAIDCPFRKADGILEEVEADEIFVDFHSETTSESLAMGHYLDGRVDAVVGTHTHVQTNDEQVLPEGTKYITDVGMTGFRDGILGIRKEEVIERFLHQMPVRHNVPEEGPGILSGVIIDTKTNKIDTIRIRE; from the coding sequence ATGCGCATTTTATTTATCGGAGATATCGTTGGAAAGATCGGCAGGCGGATGCTGAAGGAGCATCTGCTTGAATTGAAGCGCCAGCACGGGGCACAGGTGGCGATCGTCAATGGAGAGAATGCCGCCCATGGCAAGGGCATCACCGAGAAGATCTACAAGGAGCTGCTGACTGCGGGGGCGGATTTCATCACGCTCGGCAATCATGCATTCGCAAAGCGTGATGTGTATGAATTCCTTGATGAGGACATACGCATGATCCGTCCTGCAAACTTCCCGGAAGGCGCTCCGGGCCGTGGCCATGGTGTTGTGAATGTCAACGGGGTGAAACTGCTGATCATGAATCTGCAGGGCCGCAGCTTCATGAATGCCATCGATTGTCCGTTCAGAAAGGCGGACGGTATTCTTGAAGAAGTGGAAGCCGATGAGATATTCGTCGATTTCCACAGTGAGACGACAAGCGAGAGCCTGGCGATGGGACATTACCTCGACGGACGGGTCGACGCCGTCGTAGGCACCCATACACATGTCCAGACGAATGATGAGCAGGTCCTGCCGGAAGGGACGAAGTATATAACCGATGTGGGCATGACTGGCTTCAGGGATGGCATACTCGGCATCCGCAAGGAGGAGGTCATCGAACGGTTCCTCCATCAGATGCCCGTAAGGCACAACGTACCCGAGGAGGGGCCGGGTATACTTTCCGGAGTGATCATCGACACGAAGACCAATAAGATAGATACGATCCGCATCAGGGAATAG